The Phycisphaerae bacterium genome includes a window with the following:
- a CDS encoding GntR family transcriptional regulator: MVEVVTGNRLPLYRQVARTLQQRVRTGQYRTGQPLPSVRTLSRELGVSPKVVQRATRELADLGVVVAHHGRDVRVIDDENCRRTAITFGFIQPYTVSLSFHMSVMEWIDKAFANRSNFAVVRSSEDDPIREREVAEHFLANGIRGLVVWPIDDDPNGQFFADLARRVPVVLIDRLLRGAELPAVVQDFHATGTDIGRHLLDESGHKRLLVLIDDLRISAYEEITRGIRDASIELKRETDVTVVQLPISRMGHRFTHRDFSDVDVYAPHVERLLAEGGYDAVFCTQGTFLDYVVVETGLAQKFPNVAISTLSIGQRHTGSRGFTRHVRRFWDSDYEQMISLASDLVQRWVLTGQMPKGVVRLTSQRVEYPAP; the protein is encoded by the coding sequence ATGGTCGAGGTGGTAACCGGCAATCGCTTGCCTCTGTACCGGCAGGTGGCTCGAACGCTCCAGCAGCGGGTCCGCACCGGCCAGTACCGGACCGGCCAGCCGCTGCCTTCGGTCCGGACGCTCAGCCGCGAGTTGGGGGTCAGTCCCAAGGTCGTCCAGCGGGCAACCCGCGAGTTGGCCGACCTCGGCGTCGTCGTGGCCCACCACGGCCGCGACGTCCGGGTCATCGACGACGAAAACTGCCGCCGGACCGCCATCACCTTCGGGTTCATCCAGCCGTACACCGTCTCCCTCTCCTTCCACATGAGCGTGATGGAGTGGATCGACAAGGCATTCGCCAACCGGTCCAATTTCGCCGTGGTCCGCAGTTCCGAAGACGACCCGATCCGCGAACGCGAAGTGGCTGAGCACTTTCTGGCCAACGGGATCAGGGGCCTGGTGGTCTGGCCGATCGACGACGACCCCAACGGCCAGTTCTTCGCCGACCTGGCCCGCCGCGTGCCGGTGGTTCTGATCGACCGCCTCCTGCGCGGAGCCGAGTTGCCCGCGGTCGTCCAGGATTTCCACGCCACCGGAACTGATATCGGCCGGCATCTGCTCGACGAGTCCGGCCACAAGCGTTTGCTCGTCCTGATCGACGACCTGCGGATCAGCGCCTACGAGGAGATCACGCGGGGCATCCGCGACGCCTCAATTGAACTCAAGAGAGAAACCGACGTGACGGTGGTGCAACTGCCCATCTCGCGGATGGGCCATCGATTCACGCATCGCGATTTCTCCGATGTGGACGTCTACGCACCCCACGTGGAGCGTCTGCTGGCTGAAGGCGGCTACGACGCCGTCTTCTGCACTCAGGGCACGTTCCTCGACTACGTCGTGGTGGAAACCGGACTGGCCCAGAAGTTCCCCAACGTGGCGATCAGCACGCTGTCGATCGGGCAACGGCACACCGGCAGCCGCGGCTTCACGCGCCACGTGCGGCGGTTCTGGGACTCCGATTACGAACAGATGATATCGTTGGCCTCCGACCTGGTCCAACGCTGGGTCCTGACTGGACAAATGCCCAAAGGCGTGGTCCGGCTGACCTCACAGCGGGTGGAATATCCGGCCCCTTAG